One Solanum pennellii chromosome 9, SPENNV200 DNA segment encodes these proteins:
- the LOC107030579 gene encoding glycine-rich protein HC1-like, with protein MMGSKEFIFLGLFVAIFAMISSDVVARELAETSLESDNKNDEHSDGRSGYNGYKPPHDEYNNGYKPPGGGYKPPGGGYKPPHGEYKPSGGGYKPPHGEYKPPGGGHKPPHGEYKPPGGGHKPPHGEYKPPGGGYKPPGGGYNPPHDEYKPPSGGYYPPSGRTHPPGSGGGGGGHPPHGRYNPPGGDHD; from the exons atgatGGGTTCCAAGGAATTTATATTTCTTGGCCTTTTTGTGGCTATTTTTGCAATGATAAGCTCAGATGTTGTAGCTAGGGAGTTGGCTGAGACTT CATTGGAATCAGATAACAAGAATGATGAACATAGTGACGGACGTAGCGGATATAACGGATATAAACCCCCACATGACGAATACAACAATGGATATAAACCTCCGGGTGGTGGATATAAGCCTCCAGGTGGCGGATATAAACCCCCACATGGTGAATATAAACCTTCAGGTGGTGGATATAAACCCCCACATGGTGAATATAAGCCTCCAGGTGGTGGGCATAAACCTCCACACGGTGAATATAAGCCACCAGGTGGTGGGCATAAACCTCCACACGGTGAATATAAGCCTCCAGGTGGTGGATATAAGCCTCCAGGTGGCGGATACAACCCTCCACATGACGAATATAAACCGCCTAGTGGCGGATATTATCCTCCAAGTGGCAGAACTCACCCCCCAGgtagtggtggtggtggtggtggacaTCCCCCACATGGCAGATATAACCCTCCAGGTGGAGACCATGATTAA